The following coding sequences lie in one Synechococcus sp. PCC 7336 genomic window:
- the rimM gene encoding ribosome maturation factor RimM (Essential for efficient processing of 16S rRNA), with the protein MANEPATDRDRFLTVGKVKSAHGLRGLLKVRSFSDFPERFTQPGQRWLQRQGEPPTAVKLLEGTFQPGKKLYLVQFEEIGDRTTAESWIGATVLVPEGDRPPLGEDEYRVSDLIGVAVYEQSSGDYLGAIASIFPAGSDVLEIVDGDRRVLIPFVKAFVPIVDLASGRIEVTPPQGLLE; encoded by the coding sequence ATGGCAAACGAACCCGCCACCGATCGCGATCGCTTTCTCACCGTCGGCAAGGTTAAGTCTGCCCACGGCTTGCGCGGCCTCTTGAAGGTTCGCAGTTTCTCCGATTTTCCCGAGCGGTTCACGCAGCCGGGACAGCGCTGGCTGCAACGGCAGGGGGAGCCTCCCACGGCGGTCAAGCTGCTCGAGGGCACCTTTCAGCCGGGGAAGAAACTGTATTTAGTGCAGTTTGAGGAAATTGGCGATCGCACGACAGCCGAGTCTTGGATTGGGGCGACGGTCTTGGTGCCGGAGGGCGATCGGCCTCCACTGGGGGAGGACGAGTATCGCGTCTCGGATTTGATTGGCGTCGCGGTTTACGAGCAGAGCAGTGGAGACTATTTGGGGGCGATCGCCTCGATTTTTCCGGCGGGGAGTGACGTGTTGGAGATTGTGGACGGCGATCGGAGAGTGCTGATCCCATTTGTGAAAGCTTTTGTGCCAATTGTCGATTTAGCGTCGGGCAGGATTGAAGTGACGCCACCACAAGGATTGCTGGAGTAG
- a CDS encoding cation:proton antiporter — MFAIAPCTAWLLPPVPFFAAEATELLDPSLVNRPIVQMVLLSLFFIYLAAKTGGEITNRLGLTSILGELVGGAVVGISLLNLVVLPGPGIEASDSLLLSFIQLFHSGLGEAELEGIFAAQGEILANLSQLGVILLLFQVGLESNLRELVRVAPQAAVVVLVGITGPLFFGLLGLLFLFGAEMPGALFAAAAPTAISIGISASILNDLDMLKSPEGQLIVGAAVLDDITGILILTVIIGISSGTGVSLVGLATLIVSAAVFLVGSTVLSRLIGSMFVDLLKPMQVRGGLLMLSLAFCFGLGFLADTIRLEALMGAFAAGIILSQTEVRSNLEHQLEPVAQLLVPIFFVVTGARTDLRVLNPFAPGGWVVILMGLFLAATVAIGRISGAYAVPTKQKLNRLAVGVGMLPLGEVALVIAGVGVSSGQMSSELSAAVVMAILVTVILTPICLRAALGRDSKAAAD, encoded by the coding sequence GTGTTTGCGATCGCCCCTTGCACTGCTTGGCTGTTACCGCCAGTTCCCTTCTTCGCTGCAGAAGCGACAGAACTGCTCGACCCCAGCTTGGTCAATCGACCGATTGTGCAGATGGTGCTGCTCAGTCTGTTTTTCATTTATCTAGCGGCCAAAACGGGCGGCGAAATCACCAACCGCCTCGGGCTCACCTCCATCTTGGGGGAATTAGTCGGGGGAGCGGTGGTGGGGATCTCCTTGCTCAACCTCGTGGTGTTGCCCGGACCGGGCATCGAAGCCAGCGACTCGTTGCTACTCAGCTTCATTCAGCTCTTCCACTCCGGCCTCGGCGAGGCCGAACTCGAAGGCATCTTTGCAGCCCAGGGCGAAATCTTGGCCAACCTGTCGCAGCTCGGGGTAATTCTGCTGCTGTTCCAAGTGGGGCTGGAATCGAACTTGAGAGAGCTGGTGCGGGTGGCCCCGCAGGCAGCGGTGGTGGTATTGGTGGGCATTACCGGTCCGCTGTTTTTCGGCCTGTTGGGCTTGCTGTTCTTGTTCGGAGCCGAAATGCCGGGAGCCCTGTTCGCCGCCGCCGCTCCCACCGCCATTAGTATCGGGATCTCAGCCAGTATTCTAAATGACCTCGATATGTTGAAGTCGCCAGAAGGCCAGTTGATTGTTGGGGCTGCCGTCTTGGATGACATTACCGGTATCTTAATCCTGACGGTGATTATCGGGATCTCGTCCGGCACGGGGGTCAGTCTTGTCGGTCTGGCTACGCTGATTGTCTCAGCCGCAGTCTTTTTGGTGGGCTCCACGGTGCTCAGCCGTTTGATCGGCTCGATGTTTGTGGATTTGCTCAAGCCCATGCAGGTGAGGGGCGGCCTGCTGATGCTCTCTCTAGCATTCTGTTTTGGCTTGGGCTTTCTGGCCGATACGATCCGTTTAGAAGCCTTGATGGGAGCGTTTGCGGCAGGGATTATTCTGAGTCAGACCGAGGTGCGTAGCAATCTCGAACACCAGCTAGAGCCCGTTGCCCAATTATTGGTACCGATCTTTTTTGTCGTGACCGGCGCGCGCACCGACTTAAGGGTGCTCAATCCTTTTGCGCCCGGAGGGTGGGTAGTGATTTTAATGGGCTTATTTTTAGCCGCCACGGTCGCGATCGGTCGCATTAGCGGTGCCTATGCGGTGCCGACCAAACAGAAGCTCAACCGCTTGGCGGTGGGGGTGGGTATGTTGCCGCTGGGGGAAGTGGCGTTGGTGATTGCCGGTGTCGGGGTGTCTTCGGGGCAAATGTCCTCTGAATTGAGTGCTGCGGTGGTGATGGCAATTTTAGTGACGGTCATTCTCACGCCCATTTGCTTGCGGGCGGCATTAGGTCGCGATTCGAAGGCGGCAGCGGACTGA
- a CDS encoding cation:proton antiporter, with translation MDLISTPLLAASTGGTEKLSLAIVVLELALVYLTALLGGEFCRRLGFPSLLGELLGGLLIGISGLHLFVPDPALPPDSSVLVNWVAGLHGGLDSLAEVFAFQGEFFRNLANVGVVVLLFEIGLGANLNQFLVQRSKVIAVAGTGVLLSIVGGSLVLNAFFGVEILPALFMGAALSVTSLGVTLQLLRQEAAYTPDETQVVIGAAMLDDVIGIILLSLILGVFKTGGSVMSLNILLVVVLTTAVIVVAILAGRLFSRLLMLLRQILTTPGRVIIPALMFAFVFVLIASGAGLVNILGAFLAGLVLKGGVRRLIAESLRPVVDAFVPIFFVYVGAETDLSQLLPGAGDRGWFSPILALFLIAISVVSKLASGYAVSIQEGMNPLAIGLGMIPRGEVMLVFAEVGRIAGILDPILFTVLVVVSLTSALAASLGLRWLKPAPIRIPVGESR, from the coding sequence ATGGATCTAATCAGTACGCCGCTGCTGGCAGCCTCCACAGGCGGTACGGAAAAACTCTCGCTCGCGATTGTTGTCTTAGAATTGGCCCTGGTCTATCTCACAGCCCTGCTGGGGGGAGAATTTTGCCGTCGCTTGGGATTTCCCTCCCTGCTGGGGGAATTGCTGGGGGGGTTGCTGATTGGGATTTCGGGTCTGCACCTGTTTGTCCCCGATCCCGCCCTACCCCCCGACAGCTCGGTGCTCGTCAATTGGGTGGCAGGGCTGCATGGGGGGCTGGATTCGCTCGCCGAAGTCTTTGCCTTTCAGGGGGAATTTTTTCGCAATCTAGCCAATGTCGGGGTGGTGGTCTTGCTGTTCGAGATTGGCCTGGGTGCCAATCTGAATCAATTTCTAGTGCAGCGATCGAAAGTGATTGCGGTGGCAGGAACGGGGGTGCTGCTTTCAATTGTTGGCGGCTCGCTCGTCCTGAATGCCTTCTTTGGTGTGGAGATTTTGCCTGCGCTGTTTATGGGGGCGGCCCTGAGTGTCACGAGTCTCGGCGTCACCTTACAGCTCCTGCGGCAAGAAGCAGCCTATACCCCAGACGAGACTCAGGTGGTGATTGGCGCAGCCATGCTCGATGATGTCATCGGCATTATTCTGCTGTCACTCATCTTGGGGGTTTTCAAGACTGGCGGCTCGGTCATGAGTCTGAATATTTTGCTAGTGGTGGTACTGACCACAGCGGTCATCGTCGTGGCCATCTTGGCGGGGCGGCTGTTTAGCAGGCTATTGATGCTGCTGCGGCAAATCCTGACCACGCCGGGACGGGTGATTATTCCGGCTTTGATGTTTGCCTTCGTGTTTGTGCTCATTGCCAGTGGGGCGGGCTTGGTTAACATTCTGGGGGCTTTTTTGGCTGGACTGGTGCTCAAAGGCGGCGTACGCCGTTTGATTGCAGAGAGTCTCAGGCCAGTGGTGGACGCCTTTGTGCCGATTTTCTTCGTCTACGTCGGTGCCGAAACGGATTTGAGTCAGCTTTTGCCCGGTGCGGGCGATCGCGGCTGGTTTAGCCCCATTCTCGCGCTCTTTTTGATCGCGATCTCGGTGGTGTCCAAACTGGCGAGTGGCTATGCCGTTTCCATTCAGGAGGGCATGAATCCGCTGGCGATCGGACTGGGGATGATTCCTCGCGGCGAGGTCATGTTGGTCTTTGCCGAAGTGGGCCGCATTGCCGGAATTTTAGACCCCATTCTCTTTACCGTTCTGGTGGTGGTTTCTCTCACCAGCGCTTTAGCCGCTAGTTTGGGCCTGCGCTGGCTCAAGCCCGCTCCCATCCGCATTCCCGTTGGAGAAAGTCGATAA
- a CDS encoding DUF3493 domain-containing protein, which translates to MSPPREQLSIEERVQLTAELAAPYRKLRQFIYITCLASGGIGAFVFFFRALAGRALDQTLPSLALQLGISAGAIALFRWERQRQRKLEDRLREKFEVGDRARGS; encoded by the coding sequence ATGTCTCCCCCACGCGAACAGCTCAGCATCGAAGAGCGCGTTCAGCTCACCGCAGAGCTCGCTGCCCCCTACCGAAAACTGCGACAATTTATCTACATCACCTGCCTTGCCTCGGGAGGGATTGGCGCGTTTGTCTTTTTCTTTCGAGCTTTAGCCGGTCGAGCCCTAGACCAGACGTTGCCCAGCTTGGCTTTACAACTGGGCATCTCGGCGGGGGCGATCGCGTTGTTTCGATGGGAGCGCCAGCGACAGCGGAAGCTGGAGGATCGCCTGCGGGAGAAGTTCGAAGTCGGCGATCGCGCCAGAGGCTCTTAG
- the leuB gene encoding 3-isopropylmalate dehydrogenase — MTASPPQPTYTATLLSGDGIGPEIMAVGVDVLKAVAQKFGFSWNFQAAPIGGSAYAASGHPLPDETLQLCRQSDAVYLAAVGDFKYDTLPAHLRPEQALLGLRAGLGLFANLRPVQIFPQLIDASTLKREAIEDIDLMVVRELTGGIYFGKPKGIFQQENGIQRGVNTMAYLDSEVDRIGKVAFELAMKRDRKLCSVDKANVLDVSQLWRQQMTKLAADYPAVELSHMYVDNAAMQLVRWPKQFDVIVTGNLFGDILSDEASMLTGSIGMLPSASLGTEGPGLFEPVHGSAPDIAGLDKANPIAQVLSGAMMLRYGLDRPDAARCIEGAVEQVLEQGYRTGDIASEGTQVVGCREMGDRLLTAIDRQT, encoded by the coding sequence GGTAGGGGTGGATGTCCTCAAAGCTGTCGCGCAAAAATTTGGCTTTAGCTGGAACTTTCAGGCGGCCCCCATTGGCGGTAGTGCCTACGCCGCCAGCGGCCATCCCCTCCCCGACGAGACCTTGCAACTTTGCCGGCAGAGCGATGCCGTCTATTTGGCGGCTGTTGGAGACTTCAAATATGACACCCTACCCGCCCACCTGCGTCCCGAACAGGCACTGCTCGGTCTGCGGGCCGGTCTCGGTCTGTTCGCCAACCTGCGACCCGTGCAAATCTTTCCGCAGCTGATCGATGCCTCCACCCTCAAACGAGAGGCGATCGAAGACATCGATCTGATGGTGGTGCGGGAACTGACGGGGGGCATTTACTTTGGCAAACCCAAGGGCATCTTTCAGCAGGAGAACGGCATTCAGCGCGGCGTCAATACGATGGCCTATTTGGATAGCGAGGTCGATCGCATCGGCAAAGTCGCCTTCGAGCTGGCGATGAAACGAGATCGCAAGCTGTGCTCGGTGGATAAAGCCAATGTGCTAGACGTGTCGCAACTGTGGCGACAGCAAATGACAAAATTGGCTGCAGATTATCCCGCAGTGGAGCTGTCCCACATGTATGTCGATAATGCTGCTATGCAGTTGGTGCGCTGGCCCAAGCAGTTTGACGTGATTGTGACCGGCAACTTGTTTGGGGATATTCTCTCGGACGAAGCCTCCATGCTGACGGGGTCGATCGGGATGTTGCCCTCAGCCTCGCTCGGAACCGAGGGTCCCGGCCTGTTCGAGCCCGTCCACGGCTCTGCCCCCGACATCGCCGGTCTAGATAAGGCCAACCCGATTGCTCAAGTGCTTTCTGGCGCAATGATGCTGCGTTACGGCCTCGATCGACCCGACGCCGCCCGCTGTATCGAAGGGGCGGTCGAACAGGTGCTGGAGCAGGGATATCGAACCGGCGACATTGCCTCGGAGGGGACTCAAGTTGTGGGCTGTCGCGAGATGGGCGATCGCCTCCTGACCGCGATCGATCGCCAAACGTAA